The Hymenobacter sp. DG01 genome has a segment encoding these proteins:
- a CDS encoding RagB/SusD family nutrient uptake outer membrane protein, which produces MKSSLYHLLFAAVLGAATLSFSACNDLLDPTPVQQLPDDQAITDASSARSATIGVYDRVQAYYQLNWPVLGFLPGENVRFNGTLNQFLQIDQNQLSADNVLITEAWTQMYQAVNGANNVLAALPGLSDPLLTATEKNQLLGEAYFLRALVYFDLGRGWGGVPLVLTPTRTKENGRGIRRSTLAQTYDQVLADLTQAEALLPEAATRNRAVKAAARALRARLHLYRQQWTEAETYATQVISSGNYGLVTPYRAISTAPFLSRESVFELTFSNSDANTMWNNWFPSALGGQFNFQPVPAAIALLNDPTVGGNRSALLATTVIAGSNVTYGNLYSRSAQRDDPSYVLRLAEQYLIRAEARAKQGKLTDALADLNAVRARAGVPASTAATADALLLAIENERRVEFAFEADRWFDLVRTGRAGAVLGVTDQRRWLFPLPFNDLVADPDLEQNPGY; this is translated from the coding sequence ATGAAATCTTCGCTATACCACTTGCTGTTTGCCGCCGTGCTGGGTGCTGCTACCCTGAGCTTCTCGGCCTGCAACGATTTGCTGGACCCCACGCCGGTGCAACAGCTCCCCGACGACCAGGCCATAACCGATGCCAGCAGTGCCCGCTCCGCCACCATTGGCGTCTACGACCGGGTGCAGGCCTACTACCAGTTGAACTGGCCGGTGCTGGGCTTTCTGCCCGGCGAGAATGTGCGCTTCAACGGCACGCTGAACCAGTTTCTGCAGATCGACCAGAACCAGCTCAGCGCCGATAACGTGCTCATTACCGAGGCCTGGACTCAGATGTACCAGGCCGTGAACGGGGCCAACAACGTGCTGGCTGCCCTGCCCGGCCTCAGTGACCCGCTACTGACGGCGACTGAGAAAAACCAGCTGCTGGGCGAGGCCTACTTCCTGCGGGCCCTGGTGTACTTCGATTTGGGCCGGGGCTGGGGCGGGGTGCCGCTGGTGCTCACGCCCACCCGCACCAAGGAAAACGGCCGGGGCATCCGCCGCAGCACCCTTGCCCAAACCTACGACCAGGTGCTAGCCGACCTAACCCAGGCCGAAGCCCTGCTGCCCGAGGCCGCTACCCGCAACCGCGCCGTGAAGGCCGCCGCCCGCGCCCTGCGCGCCCGCCTGCACCTCTACCGCCAGCAGTGGACGGAAGCCGAAACCTACGCTACCCAGGTGATAAGCAGCGGCAACTACGGCCTCGTGACGCCCTACCGCGCTATTTCTACCGCGCCCTTTCTGAGCAGGGAATCAGTGTTTGAGTTGACCTTCAGCAACTCCGACGCTAACACAATGTGGAACAACTGGTTTCCGAGCGCCCTGGGCGGGCAGTTCAACTTCCAGCCCGTGCCCGCCGCCATTGCCCTGCTCAACGACCCCACCGTGGGCGGCAACCGCTCGGCCCTGCTGGCTACTACCGTCATTGCCGGTAGCAATGTCACCTACGGCAACCTCTACAGCCGCTCCGCCCAGCGCGACGACCCTAGCTACGTGCTGCGCCTGGCCGAGCAATACCTCATTCGGGCCGAAGCGCGGGCCAAGCAAGGCAAGCTGACGGATGCCCTAGCCGACCTGAACGCCGTGCGCGCCCGCGCCGGAGTACCGGCCAGCACTGCCGCTACCGCCGACGCCCTGCTACTAGCCATTGAAAACGAGCGGCGGGTGGAGTTTGCCTTCGAAGCCGACCGGTGGTTTGACCTGGTGCGCACTGGCCGCGCCGGTGCCGTGCTCGGAGTCACGGATCAGCGCCGCTGGCTGTTCCCCCTCCCCTTCAACGACTTAGTAGCCGACCCCGACCTAGAGCAAAATCCGGGGTATTAA